From the Bradyrhizobium ontarionense genome, the window GCGGCCATGGTCGACGGCGTCTACCACTCGATCTACGAGAACCTGAAGCCGGGCGTGCGCGAGAACGACATCGTCGCGCTCGCCAACAAGATGCTCTACGAGATGGGCTCCGACGACGTCGAGGCGATCAACGCCATCTCCGGCGAGCGCTGCAATCCGCATCCGCACAATTTCACCGACCGTATCTTGCGTCCCGGTGATCAGGCCTTCTTCGACATCCTGCAGTCCTATCAGGGCTACCGCACCTGCTACTACCGCACCTTCAATATCGGCCGCGCCACACCGGTGCAGCACGACGCCTACAAGCAGTGCCGCGAATGGCTCGACAATGCCATCGCGCTGATCAAGCCGGGCGTCTCCACCGACACCGTCGCCAAGGTCTGGCCGAAGGCCGAAGAGTTCGGCTTTCCGTCCGAGATGGCGGCATTCGGTCTGCAGTTCGGCCACGGTCTTGGCCTCGCGCTGCACGAGCGTCCGATCATCTCACGGCTGGTCTCGCTGGAGAACCCGATGGAGATCAAGACCGGCATGGTGTTCGCGCTGGAAACCTACTGCCCCGCCACCGACGGCTTCTCCGCCGCGCGGATCGAGGAGGAGGTCGTGGTCACCGACAAGGGCTGCCAGGTGATCACGCTGTTTCCGGCTGAGGAACTGCCGATCGCCAACCGTTATTGAGCGTAAGGACAGTGAGGTAGTCGGGGTTTTTTGTCATTGCGAGCGAAGTGTTCAGCCCGGGGACATGGCTGACAGGTGTTCGGAGACATGGTTGACACGTCAAAATCGGCTCGATTCGTCAAGCAAAGGGGCGAGCGATGCCGTGGCGAGAGGTGTCTGTCATGGACCAACGACGAGAGTTTGTGATGCTTGCCAAGCAGGAGGGAGTGAACCGGCGGAAGCTGTGCCGGCAGTTCGGCATCAGCGCTCAGACCGGCTACAAGTGGATCCAGCGGCATGATGCCGGCGATACAACGCTGGCGGATCGGTCGCGGCGGCCTCATCGCAGTCCGGAGCGCACCGCAGCTGCGACTGAGCAGCAGATTGTCGCATTGCGCGATGCTCACCCAGCCTGGGGAGCGCGCAAGCTCGCGCGTCGTCTCGATCGCGACGGGCAAGCCGTTCCCGCGATATCGACGGTGCACAATATCCTGTGCCGTTACGATCGGGTGACGGAGCCTGCGGGCACGCCTGGGCAGCCCTACAAACGGTTCGAGAAGGATGCGCCCAATCAGCTTTGGCAAATGGACTTCAAGGGGCACAGCGCGCTGGAGAACGGCGTGTCCTGTCATCCGCTGACGGCGTTGGACGACCACTCGCGCTTTTCCTTGTGCCTGGCAGCTTGTGACAACGAACGAGGCTCGACGGTACGAGGACATCTGGAGACGACGTTCCACCGCTACGGACTGCCGGATGCGATGTTCGTCGACAACGGCGGCCCCTGGGGCTTCACCCTTGAAGATCCCTGGACCACGCTGACAGTATGGCTTCTGAAGCTCGGTATCCGAACGATCCACAGCCGCCCCTACCATCCCCAGAGCCGGGGCAAGAACGAACGCTTCCATCGCACCCTGAAGGCCGAGGTCTTTGCCTTCAGGCGCTACCGCGACCTTGACGATGTCCAGCGGGCACTCGACGAATGGCGAGCCGTCTACAATCTCGACCGGCCGCACGAGGCGTTGGACTTCGATGTGCCGGCAAGCCGCTATCGACCCAGCCAGCGCACGATGCCGGATCGCCTTCCAACGGTGGAGTACGACGAGGGCGAGGTCGTCCGTTCCGTTTCTACGACGAAGGCCTACGTCAGCTTCAAGGGACGTCTCTGGAAAGTGCCGCAAGCCTTTCGTGGCGAGCGGCTCGCCATTCGCCCGCTCAGTAGCGACGGGAAGTTCGGAATATTCTTTGCCGCAAATCAGATCGCAGCCATCGATTTGCGCGACCCGAAAAGTGTCAACTATGTCTCCGAACAGGTGTAAGCTATGTGCCCGGTCTGAACAGAAGCGAAGCAATCCAGGGCGGCGAACCTGACTCTGGATTGCTTCGTCGCTTCGCTCCTCGCAATGACGGGGTCGTGACAAGTAGGGTGAGGAGACTACAATGACGGCGACGCATTCGCTCGGCTGGATCGGCATGGGGCGCATGGGCTATCCGATGGCCGAGCGCCTGCTCAAGGCCGGTCTCGAGGTCGCGATCTGGAATCGCACCCGCGCCAAGGCCGAGCCGCTTGCGGCGAAAGGCGGCGTGATCGTCGACCGTCCGAGCGATCTCGCCTCCCGCGAGATCGTGTTCACGATGGTGTCGACCGCCAAGGATCTCGAGCAGGTCTATTTCGGCGACAACGGGCTGGTCGCCGCGAGCCGTGGTCCGCGTCCCAGGATTCTGGTCGACTGCTCCTCGATCGGCGTCGAACAGTCGGAGGCGATCGCTGCAAAGCTGAAGCAGCTCGATTGCGAGTTCGTGCGCGCGCCGGTGTCGGGCAACGGCAAATGCGTCAAGGCAGGCAAGCTGTCGTCGGTCGTGTCCGGCTCCAAGGCGGCGTTCGACGCCATCGAGCCGTACCTCGCCAAGATCGCCGTTTCCGGGGTGTCCTATGTCGGCGAGGGCGAGCTCGCGCGCATCTGCAAGATCGCGCACAACGTGTTCCTCGGCGTCGTGATCCAGAACCTCGCCGAGATCACGATCCTGGCGCAGAAGGCCGGCGTGCCGCGTCACGCCTTCCTGAACTTCATGAATGCGAGCGTGATGGGCTCGACCTTCACCAGGTACAAGAGCAACGCGCTGGTCAATCTCGACTGGACCACGACCTTCACGCCGCCGCTGCTGCGCAAGGATCTCGATCTCGGCCTGTCGGCGGCGCGCCAGCTCGATGTCGCGATGCCGGTGACGGCGGCGACCCGCGAGGCGCTGCAGGCCCATGTCGGCGCGGCCTCGCTGCAGACCGATCCCGCCGCCTATCTGGAGAAGGATTTTGCGGCGCTGCTGGAGACGGTCGCGCTTGCCGCCGGTCTCAAGCTGCATCCTGAGAACGTGCCGATGCCGACCGGGCTGGAGACGGAGGGGTAGGCCGTCTCAAGTGTCGGTGAGCGCCCGCCAGCGCGTATCGCGCGCGGAGGGGCGGCGGTGCAGGCGGGCATCGAGCATGTCACGGGCTTGAGCCAATGCGCCGCTGCGGATCAGCGCCAGGATGTAGGTGTCCTCGATCACCGCGCGCTGCGCGTGGCTGCCGCCGATGCGGGCGAGATCACCGATGACAGGTGCAAGCTCGCGCGCGCAGCCGCGCCAATTGCCCTCAGCGAACGCGCGCAGGGCTCGCAGCATGTGCGGCACGATGCGGCCGGCTGCAAGATTGCCTTCGGCCAGCCGCCGCTCCATGGCCGCGAGCCGCCCCTTGAGGCCGGCGTTGTCATGCATCGCCGCTGCGATCATCACCAGGTGCATCTCCGCGAAGGCCAGCGTCGATCCGGCAAAACGGTTGTGCGCATAGGTCGACACCTCGGCCCAGGCGTCGGGTGGAATGGGCTGCTCTTCGGCCATCAGCCGCCACAGCAGCGAGGCGCAGTCGGACAGCGTGTTGAGCGGCGGCGCCGTGTCCATCGCCGGCCGGAGCACATCGGTGTAGACCGCCAGCGCCTTCGCCGCATCGCCCCGGTCCAGTGCGCCGAGCGCCTGGTGCCAGCAGATATGGCCGTGCAGCATGCCGGCGCGATCGTAGCCGCCGATCCAGTCCGTGACGAGCGCATCGGCCTCGTCCACCGAGCCGTCCTCGAACATGGCGTGCAGCAGCGCATGGACGGCGTAGGCGTTGTTCCGGCGCAGCGCGAAGGCGCGCGTGGTGATGTCGCGGCCTTTCGCGAGTTCGCCCGCCTCGGTCAGCGCCCAGCCATGGTTCGACATGAACCACCAGTC encodes:
- a CDS encoding M24 family metallopeptidase, encoding MIASALKPHLVSPEHLDPHWRWGRAIPSHGHVSVDFERRVDFDRLRRYRLARARAALKASGYGALLLFDVNNIRYVSGTKIGEWERDKLCRFALLAGDGEPIVWDFGSAAVHHRLFCDWLAPENCRAGMLGMRGTVPPAVGLMKAHAEEVMSLLRAAGVADMPVGVDLAETAMFFELQKAGMKVVDGQQVMLDAREIKNIDEIMLLNQAAAMVDGVYHSIYENLKPGVRENDIVALANKMLYEMGSDDVEAINAISGERCNPHPHNFTDRILRPGDQAFFDILQSYQGYRTCYYRTFNIGRATPVQHDAYKQCREWLDNAIALIKPGVSTDTVAKVWPKAEEFGFPSEMAAFGLQFGHGLGLALHERPIISRLVSLENPMEIKTGMVFALETYCPATDGFSAARIEEEVVVTDKGCQVITLFPAEELPIANRY
- a CDS encoding IS481 family transposase, which gives rise to MPWREVSVMDQRREFVMLAKQEGVNRRKLCRQFGISAQTGYKWIQRHDAGDTTLADRSRRPHRSPERTAAATEQQIVALRDAHPAWGARKLARRLDRDGQAVPAISTVHNILCRYDRVTEPAGTPGQPYKRFEKDAPNQLWQMDFKGHSALENGVSCHPLTALDDHSRFSLCLAACDNERGSTVRGHLETTFHRYGLPDAMFVDNGGPWGFTLEDPWTTLTVWLLKLGIRTIHSRPYHPQSRGKNERFHRTLKAEVFAFRRYRDLDDVQRALDEWRAVYNLDRPHEALDFDVPASRYRPSQRTMPDRLPTVEYDEGEVVRSVSTTKAYVSFKGRLWKVPQAFRGERLAIRPLSSDGKFGIFFAANQIAAIDLRDPKSVNYVSEQV
- a CDS encoding NAD(P)-dependent oxidoreductase; the encoded protein is MTATHSLGWIGMGRMGYPMAERLLKAGLEVAIWNRTRAKAEPLAAKGGVIVDRPSDLASREIVFTMVSTAKDLEQVYFGDNGLVAASRGPRPRILVDCSSIGVEQSEAIAAKLKQLDCEFVRAPVSGNGKCVKAGKLSSVVSGSKAAFDAIEPYLAKIAVSGVSYVGEGELARICKIAHNVFLGVVIQNLAEITILAQKAGVPRHAFLNFMNASVMGSTFTRYKSNALVNLDWTTTFTPPLLRKDLDLGLSAARQLDVAMPVTAATREALQAHVGAASLQTDPAAYLEKDFAALLETVALAAGLKLHPENVPMPTGLETEG
- a CDS encoding tetratricopeptide repeat protein, with protein sequence MEEDRYGLQLSTASAEAAAAYREGIDLLLAFWPGATAAFERAIMLDPDFALAHAGRARIHAIYQQREPALQTIGRARKLVATRGTAREQSHVATLSLAIEGRGAEALTATLAHLANWPRDAMVMALLLGAFGLLAFSGRADHDTARRDLCDGFAAAYGEDWWFMSNHGWALTEAGELAKGRDITTRAFALRRNNAYAVHALLHAMFEDGSVDEADALVTDWIGGYDRAGMLHGHICWHQALGALDRGDAAKALAVYTDVLRPAMDTAPPLNTLSDCASLLWRLMAEEQPIPPDAWAEVSTYAHNRFAGSTLAFAEMHLVMIAAAMHDNAGLKGRLAAMERRLAEGNLAAGRIVPHMLRALRAFAEGNWRGCARELAPVIGDLARIGGSHAQRAVIEDTYILALIRSGALAQARDMLDARLHRRPSARDTRWRALTDT